One Ardenticatenales bacterium genomic region harbors:
- a CDS encoding PAAR domain-containing protein produces MGQPAAKQGDQVVATDVHIIMIPSPGGPVPTPLPHPFTGILDGNLSANVKVMGMPAATVGSTARNTPPHIPQGGPFQIPPTNTGVIMMGSSTVMINGKPAARNGDTAQTCADPMPNPGGTVVAVGTVLIGG; encoded by the coding sequence ATGGGACAACCGGCGGCAAAGCAGGGCGACCAGGTCGTCGCCACGGATGTACACATCATCATGATCCCGTCACCGGGCGGCCCGGTGCCCACGCCGCTGCCGCACCCGTTTACGGGGATTCTGGATGGCAATTTGAGCGCGAATGTGAAGGTGATGGGAATGCCGGCAGCAACCGTCGGCAGCACCGCCCGCAACACCCCCCCACACATTCCGCAAGGCGGCCCCTTCCAGATACCGCCCACCAACACCGGCGTGATCATGATGGGCAGCAGCACCGTCATGATCAACGGCAAACCCGCCGCCCGCAACGGCGACACCGCGCAGACCTGCGCCGACCCCATGCCTAACCCCGGCGGCACGGTCGTGGCCGTGGGAACTGTCTTGATTGGCGGCTAA
- a CDS encoding GPW/gp25 family protein encodes MSNDIIGRGWAFPPQVNAQGGLALTSENSEIEQAILIILSTAPGQRVMRPTFGCRLHDLVFAPNTLQTATQARRYVEEALGMWEPRIEVKKVTVQPDPKVGNCLSIDIQYQLKATRDQRTLTYPFYLIPSEIGPIFSGENGH; translated from the coding sequence ATGAGCAACGACATCATTGGACGCGGTTGGGCCTTTCCGCCCCAGGTGAACGCCCAGGGCGGTCTGGCGCTGACGAGCGAAAACAGCGAAATCGAACAGGCCATCCTTATCATTTTGTCCACCGCGCCCGGACAGCGCGTGATGCGGCCCACATTTGGCTGTCGCCTGCACGACCTCGTCTTCGCGCCGAACACCCTCCAGACGGCTACCCAGGCCCGCCGCTATGTTGAGGAGGCATTGGGCATGTGGGAGCCGCGCATTGAGGTGAAAAAGGTGACGGTGCAGCCGGACCCGAAGGTGGGTAACTGCCTGAGCATTGACATCCAGTATCAACTCAAAGCCACGCGCGACCAGCGTACCCTCACCTACCCCTTCTACCTCATCCCCAGCGAGATTGGACCAATTTTCTCCGGTGAAAATGGCCATTGA
- a CDS encoding alpha/beta fold hydrolase — MKHKKLVIAFVVIDLLLLTVYLGGSWYFSSVLITFSRATLAEDAALSEDPVALGLSPPEEVSIAAGDVTLAGWYFDNPDAGNCGVLLLHGRSSTRYGMLRFAPLFWDHGCDLLLYDARYHGNSTGQYGTYGYYESDDALAALDWFTQRTGLPRAQVGLMGTSYGAATALLAAAKAPDIAFVAADSSYRDMKTIVTEQGVQQYGGFVRLFIPGAFAVAGLRAHFDPYAVSPMLAAAQIRVPAFLLHSLQDTYTLPAHSQDIYDHLGETRKVLYLTDWGASHSASVTTNLAGYQAYMDDFLAAYVPQFPPVHGK; from the coding sequence ATGAAGCACAAGAAACTGGTCATCGCTTTTGTCGTTATTGATTTACTGCTCCTGACTGTTTACCTGGGCGGTAGCTGGTACTTTTCCAGCGTGCTGATCACGTTTTCCCGCGCCACGCTGGCGGAGGATGCGGCGCTCAGTGAAGACCCGGTGGCGCTGGGGCTGTCCCCGCCGGAAGAGGTTTCCATTGCCGCCGGAGACGTGACGCTGGCCGGCTGGTATTTCGACAACCCTGATGCCGGCAATTGCGGCGTGCTCCTGCTACATGGGCGCTCCAGTACGCGCTACGGCATGCTCCGTTTTGCCCCGCTGTTTTGGGACCACGGCTGCGATTTGCTCCTGTATGATGCGCGTTATCACGGGAATAGTACGGGGCAGTATGGCACCTATGGCTATTACGAGAGCGACGATGCGCTGGCGGCGCTGGACTGGTTTACGCAACGCACCGGGCTGCCTCGCGCCCAGGTTGGGCTGATGGGCACGTCATACGGCGCGGCCACGGCGCTGCTGGCGGCGGCCAAAGCGCCGGACATTGCTTTCGTGGCTGCCGATTCTTCCTATCGGGACATGAAAACTATCGTCACGGAGCAGGGTGTGCAGCAGTATGGTGGCTTTGTGCGCCTGTTTATTCCCGGTGCGTTTGCGGTGGCGGGGCTGCGGGCGCATTTTGACCCGTATGCCGTCTCCCCGATGCTGGCCGCCGCGCAAATCCGCGTGCCGGCATTTTTGCTGCATTCGTTACAGGATACCTACACATTGCCGGCACACTCGCAAGACATTTACGACCATTTAGGCGAGACACGTAAAGTGCTGTACCTGACCGACTGGGGCGCCTCCCATTCCGCCTCCGTCACCACGAATCTGGCCGGGTATCAGGCGTACATGGATGATTTCCTGGCCGCCTACGTGCCCCAATTCCCGCCGGTGCATGGCAAGTAA